Genomic segment of Streptomyces zhihengii:
AGGGGGCGACGCTGCGGTGCAGGTCGGCCCCGTGACAGCCGTCGGCGCCGAGGAAGCGGAGCAGGGCCCGGGTGACGGCACGACATCGTGCTCCTCCCCGGGAACCGGGAGGGGCAGCCCGAGGGTCCGAAACCTCCATGTCCGCTTCCTCCCTGACACATCTGAGCCGCGCAGGCCATACTCCGGTTCCGGGGACCTGTTGCCGGGTCCGCGTCCGGCACATGGGGAAGGGAACCCGTGGCCGTCATCGACGCCGAGGGGGTGCCGTGATCGGAGGGCGCATCGGGACGTACGTGATCGTTCGCGAGCTCGGAAGCGGAGGCATGGGTTCGGTCTATCTCGGACGTTCCCGTGCGGGACGGGCGGTCGCCATCAAGGTGATCAAGGCCGAGTACGCAGCCGATCCGGAGTTCAGGAGACGTTTCCGCAGGGAGGTCGAGGCCGCCCGCAAGGTGGGGGGCTTCCACACGGCAGCGGTGGTGGACGCCGACCCCGACGCCCCGCTGCCATGGATGGCCAGCGCCTACATCGAGGGCCCGACGCTCGCGCAGGAGGTCGCCCGGCGCGGCCCACTGGACGAGAAGCGGCTCTGGGCGCTGGCCGCCGCGCTGGCAGAGGCGCTGCGGGCCATCCACGCCTGCGGTCTGGTCCACCGTGACCTCAAGCCGGCCAATATCGTCCTCGCCGACGACGGACCTCGCGTACTGGACTTCGGTATCGCCCGCGCCACGGAGGGCACCCGCATGACCGCCGAGCATGTCGCCGTCGGAACACTCGGCTTCCTCGCACCCGAGCAGGCCCAGGGACTCGATGTCACAGGCGCGTCCGATGTGTTCGCCCTCGGGGCGGTACTGGTCGCGGCGGCCGGGGGACGCGCGTTCGGGGACGGCGGGCCCCATGGGCTGCTGTACCGGGCGGTCCACGAGGAGGCGGACGTCTCCGCCGTACCCGCGGCACTCAGCCCCGTCGTGGTCGCCTGCCTGCGAAAGCGACCGGAACTGCGGCCCACGTCCGAGCAATTGCTCGACCTGTGCGCCGACCGGATCGACCTCACGGAAACGGCGACCACGGAGCCGGTGCACCCGCCCTGGCAGGCAGCCGACACGGAGCCGGCCTCACCGGTCGCGCAGCCACCGGTGAGGCCGGAGGCAGCCGGGTCCCACACGCGCTCCGCCGGAGCCGGCCCGGTCGCCCTCTATCTCCGCAGTCGGCGAAGCCGGATGTCCCTGGCCCTGCGGAACAGCCTGGTCATCCTTGCGCTCGTCGCATTCGCGGCCGGCGGCGGTCTCCTCCACGTCGGCGAGGGACTGAGAGTACTGGGCGGGTGTACAGCGTTCCTGATGCTGCTGAGGCTCTTGGGCCTGCTGAGCCAGAACGACGGGCTCGTGCTGAACGACCTAGGCATCGGCGTCGGCTCCCCCACGAACCTGGCGGTGCTGCGTTGGTCCGAAACCACCTCCGTCGAACTCAGGCAGGAGACACGGGACACCGTGCTGACGGTACGGATGTCCGAGGGCCACCGGCTGCCCCTGGCCTTCCTGAAGCCGCGGTGGGTGCGAAGGAGCAGGGACGGATCCATCCACATCCGCACCGCCTGGTTGCTCCCGAGTGGCGGCACAGCCCCGCTCGCCGAAAGCGTCCGCTCGTTCGCCGCCCGCAACGGTGTCCCCGGGGGGTCGTGAGGCACGGCGTCTCCAGGTCGGTGGGTGTCGCGGGTCCGTTGCACAGCACCCCAGCCGTCGGCGACGTCGTCCGGGGGCGGGCCAGCGTGTCGGACCGGGGCCCGGAGATCGATCGCGTCCACCGGCCCCTGCCACGGATGCGACGCCCGGCTCGGTAGCGTGACGACCTGCCGCGTGGAGGGTCCATGCTGTCCGGCCGGCCCGCGCGAGGGCTTCCGGTGGAGAGTGACGAGGGTGCGATGAGCGAGCGGACGAAGCCCGAGGTGCACGTGCCGGAGGGCGAGGCTCCCACCGAGCTGACGGTGCGGGACCTGATCGTCGGGGACGGGCCCGAGGTGAAGCCGGGCATGGTGGTCAAGGTGCACTACGTCGGGGTGACGTTCGCGTCGGGGAGGGAGTTCGACGCCTCCTGGGACCGGGGCGAGCCGTTCAAGTTCGCCCTGGGCGCCGGCAGGGTCATCAAGGGCTGGGACCGCGGGGTCAGGGGGATGAAGGTCGGCGGTCGGCGGGAGATCGTCGTCCCGCCTCGTCTCGGCTACGGCAAGGAGTCGCCCTCGCCGTTGATCCCGGCGGGCTCGACCCTGGTCTTCGTGGTGGACCTGGTGGACTCCTACTCCGGGCCGGCCGGGTGGAGCAGCGCCCGGTGAGGTGATCGCTCCACAAGGTTCCCGAACGTGCGTCACAGCCGCCGCGCGACGGTGTCCATCCATGTGACAGGACATCACGGCGCCCCGCGGGGCGTCCGAGGAGAGGACGCGTGGCATGACGACGCAGCAGACCGCACCGGTTTCCCCGAACGCCTCGCACCCGCGGCCGGGCAAGCAGGTGCCGGGCACGACCGATGTCGCCCTGGGCACCTCCGGTGCCGGCGAGCCGGCCGCCACCCGTGGCAAGACGTCGATCGCCGACGTGGTCGTGGTCAAGGTCGCGGGCATCGCGGCGCGGGAGATCCACGGTGTGTACGACATGGGCGGCGGTCTGTCGCGCACGATCGGCGCCGTCCGCGACCGGGTCCCCGGGGGGCGGCCGAACGTGGGCCGAGGGGTGAAGGTGGAGGTCGGCGAACGGCAGACCGCCATCGACCTGGACCTGGTCGTCGAGTACGGCGTCGCCATCACCGACGTCGCGGCCGACGTGCGCGAGAACGTCATCGCGGCGGTGGAGCGGATCACCGGACTGGAGGTCGTCGAGGTCAACATCGCCGTCAACGACGTCCATCTGCCCGAGGACGACAGCGAGCCCGCGTCCGCCGAGTCCCGCGTCGAGTAGGCGCCGGCGTACGGGAGTACGGCGGATCGAGCGGTGGACGACGGTGCGGCCGGGTGCGGGGCCGCGGCGGGGAGACGGTGCGGTGCCCGGCGGGGAGGCGGAGAAGAGATGAGCAGAGGCTTCATCGGCATGGTCGCGGGAATGGCCCTGGCGTTCGCGGCGCACTTCGGCGGCTTCGGGGCCTTTCTCCTGGTGGCCGCCCTCGGAGCGGCCGGCTACGCGGCGGGGGCGTGGCTGGACGGCGGCGGACGGATGGAGGACCTGCGCGAGCGGTTCGAGCGGGGTCGCCGATGAGCGCGCCCGCCGCCCAACGGGGCACGACCACCGTCGCCGACCGGGTGGTGCGCAGGATCGCCCTGCGGGCCGCGTCCGAGGCGCTGCCCGGCCCGGGGGCGGGCGGCGTCGGCGGCTCGGCGACCGTTCACGGGCGCCGGGCCGGTATCTCTCTGCGCATCGCCGCGCCCTACCCGGCGACGCTGTCGGACACGGCCCGGCGGGTGCGGGCCCAT
This window contains:
- a CDS encoding serine/threonine-protein kinase, translating into MGSVYLGRSRAGRAVAIKVIKAEYAADPEFRRRFRREVEAARKVGGFHTAAVVDADPDAPLPWMASAYIEGPTLAQEVARRGPLDEKRLWALAAALAEALRAIHACGLVHRDLKPANIVLADDGPRVLDFGIARATEGTRMTAEHVAVGTLGFLAPEQAQGLDVTGASDVFALGAVLVAAAGGRAFGDGGPHGLLYRAVHEEADVSAVPAALSPVVVACLRKRPELRPTSEQLLDLCADRIDLTETATTEPVHPPWQAADTEPASPVAQPPVRPEAAGSHTRSAGAGPVALYLRSRRSRMSLALRNSLVILALVAFAAGGGLLHVGEGLRVLGGCTAFLMLLRLLGLLSQNDGLVLNDLGIGVGSPTNLAVLRWSETTSVELRQETRDTVLTVRMSEGHRLPLAFLKPRWVRRSRDGSIHIRTAWLLPSGGTAPLAESVRSFAARNGVPGGS
- a CDS encoding FKBP-type peptidyl-prolyl cis-trans isomerase translates to MSERTKPEVHVPEGEAPTELTVRDLIVGDGPEVKPGMVVKVHYVGVTFASGREFDASWDRGEPFKFALGAGRVIKGWDRGVRGMKVGGRREIVVPPRLGYGKESPSPLIPAGSTLVFVVDLVDSYSGPAGWSSAR
- a CDS encoding Asp23/Gls24 family envelope stress response protein, coding for MTTQQTAPVSPNASHPRPGKQVPGTTDVALGTSGAGEPAATRGKTSIADVVVVKVAGIAAREIHGVYDMGGGLSRTIGAVRDRVPGGRPNVGRGVKVEVGERQTAIDLDLVVEYGVAITDVAADVRENVIAAVERITGLEVVEVNIAVNDVHLPEDDSEPASAESRVE